The following proteins are encoded in a genomic region of Gossypium hirsutum isolate 1008001.06 chromosome D05, Gossypium_hirsutum_v2.1, whole genome shotgun sequence:
- the LOC107902384 gene encoding uncharacterized mitochondrial protein AtMg00810-like — protein sequence MDKPTTLHLQVAHRVLRYLKGCLRTGIFYLASSSFDLRAFSDSDWAGCPETRRSITGYCIFLGDSLICWRAKKQPTVSRSSSEAEYRALASTVCEVQCSSAQLADLFTKALAAQPFRDIISKLGMLNIHPPA from the exons ATGGACAAGCCAACTACACTCCATCTTCAAGTAGCTCACCGTGTACTTCGTTACTTAAAAGGCTGCCTTAGAACTGGAATTTTTTATCTTGCCTCCTCTTCCTTCGATCTCCGAGCATTCAGTGACTCTGATTGGGCAGGTTGCCCAGAAACTCGTCGATCGATCACAGGCTACTGCATCTTTCTTGGTGATTCCTTAATTTGCTGGCGTGCCAAGAAACAACCAACTGTGTCACGTTCCTCCAGTGAGGCTGAATATAGGGCTCTTGCATCAACAGTTTGCGAAGTTCAATG TTCATCTGCTCAGTTAGCTGATCTCTTCACCAAAGCTTTAGCTGCACAACCTTTTCGAGACATTATTTCCAAGCTAGGAATGCTTAACATACATCCACCAGCTTGA